Proteins from one Ardenticatena maritima genomic window:
- a CDS encoding restriction endonuclease has product MNEQELRALMRDITLEQMQTLPSATFKQMIALLLRSLGFRADPDADTEVEGVDMLAWDVEGKPWVVLLRRDLAVLDEPVAAQFVRDLHETYGIERGIMVTCGTLTPEARAWTTRAHVYLWGADRLQKMLQLAGGKRWKIEAENGGHS; this is encoded by the coding sequence ATGAACGAACAGGAATTGCGCGCGCTCATGCGCGACATTACCCTTGAACAAATGCAAACCTTGCCGTCGGCGACCTTCAAGCAGATGATTGCCCTGTTGTTGCGTTCGTTGGGCTTTCGCGCCGACCCCGACGCCGACACCGAAGTCGAAGGCGTGGACATGCTGGCGTGGGATGTTGAAGGCAAGCCCTGGGTGGTGCTTCTGCGCCGCGACCTCGCCGTGCTCGATGAACCTGTGGCGGCGCAATTCGTGCGTGATTTGCATGAAACCTACGGCATTGAGCGCGGTATCATGGTCACGTGCGGCACGCTCACGCCCGAAGCGCGCGCCTGGACAACGCGCGCCCACGTCTATCTCTGGGGGGCTGACCGCTTGCAGAAAATGTTACAACTCGCTGGCGGCAAGCGCTGGAAAATAGAAGCAGAAAACGGGGGGCACTCATGA